One stretch of Pontiella desulfatans DNA includes these proteins:
- a CDS encoding aldo/keto reductase, giving the protein MSTYSASRRTFNASGTLAATLLANSARAGKITTGKSDRLGNLLPTRPLADTGESLTLLGVGGAHIGRMEDADAQACIERALEEGVRFFDNAYGYSRGNAETLYGKYLCPKYRDDTFIMTKSTAGTAATFIEQFELSLKRLNTDYVDLLYLHSFKTPEEVDEREMDGVFEAIKKFHEQGKARYLGWSCHTHPDAALHFLDKTQQAPFTVCGQFPVNPVDAANPDNSFTRDLLPATVKAGQSVIAMKTLAGGGLNGRKMKNKVKAPERFPIPHAISFEENMQFVLSQPITSWVSGMESLDHIRQNTGIVRSFARLDEAGKRALIEKVAGYAEIANIEAYKAKKS; this is encoded by the coding sequence ATGAGTACCTATTCAGCCAGCCGAAGAACATTCAATGCATCCGGTACACTGGCCGCAACGTTACTCGCCAATTCCGCGCGGGCCGGGAAAATCACAACGGGTAAATCGGACCGATTGGGCAACCTATTGCCGACCCGGCCGCTGGCTGATACCGGCGAATCGCTCACGTTGCTGGGGGTAGGCGGGGCGCATATCGGCCGGATGGAAGACGCCGATGCCCAGGCCTGTATTGAACGGGCACTGGAGGAAGGCGTGCGCTTCTTCGACAACGCGTACGGCTATTCCCGTGGAAATGCCGAAACCCTTTATGGAAAATACCTCTGTCCAAAATATCGGGATGATACGTTCATCATGACCAAATCGACCGCCGGCACCGCTGCAACATTCATCGAACAATTTGAACTCTCGCTGAAACGCCTGAATACCGATTACGTGGACCTGCTTTATCTGCATAGTTTCAAAACCCCGGAAGAGGTGGATGAGCGGGAAATGGACGGCGTGTTCGAGGCGATAAAGAAATTCCACGAGCAGGGGAAGGCGCGTTATCTGGGATGGTCCTGCCACACGCATCCCGATGCGGCATTACATTTTCTTGATAAAACCCAACAAGCTCCGTTCACGGTATGTGGCCAGTTTCCTGTAAACCCGGTCGATGCCGCAAATCCGGACAACAGCTTCACCCGCGACCTGCTTCCGGCAACCGTGAAGGCCGGTCAATCGGTGATTGCCATGAAAACGCTGGCCGGCGGCGGTTTGAATGGCCGTAAAATGAAAAATAAGGTCAAAGCTCCTGAACGGTTTCCGATTCCCCATGCCATCAGCTTCGAGGAAAATATGCAGTTTGTGCTGTCCCAGCCGATCACGTCATGGGTGAGCGGTATGGAATCCCTGGACCATATTCGCCAGAATACCGGGATTGTCCGCTCATTTGCCCGGCTGGATGAAGCCGGAAAAAGAGCCCTGATTGAAAAAGTGGCCGGGTATGCCGAAATAGCGAACATTGAAGCGTACAAAGCGAAGAAGTCATGA
- a CDS encoding RNA polymerase sigma factor yields MGMMDDMKNGQNDQYATRKTLIARVQNQQNERAWEEFIEIYRRYVYAVIRNMNISEADAQDIHQNIMIKLWEKLPNIELERITSFRGYLSTITKNEVLQFIRSSQRRVAREEKAAADSTLSYLDNIRLPEIDKIADQEWRIHLTNLALKNIESLFSKNAIEVFRLCIQGWSTEEVMSRTGLSESTVNTLKSRVKTRFNTELEFLKQDLE; encoded by the coding sequence ATGGGTATGATGGATGACATGAAAAACGGCCAGAACGACCAATACGCCACTCGTAAAACCCTCATCGCGCGGGTACAGAACCAGCAGAATGAGCGGGCTTGGGAAGAATTCATCGAAATCTACCGGCGGTATGTGTATGCCGTAATTCGGAATATGAATATATCAGAGGCTGATGCGCAGGACATCCACCAGAATATCATGATTAAACTCTGGGAAAAACTTCCAAACATTGAACTGGAACGCATTACCAGTTTCCGGGGATACCTCAGCACCATCACCAAAAACGAAGTGCTGCAGTTTATCCGTTCCAGTCAGCGCCGTGTTGCCCGCGAGGAAAAAGCAGCAGCGGATTCCACGCTGAGCTACCTCGACAATATCCGCCTGCCGGAGATCGATAAAATTGCCGATCAGGAATGGCGTATCCATCTCACCAACCTGGCCTTGAAAAACATAGAGTCCCTCTTTTCAAAAAATGCCATCGAGGTTTTCCGCCTCTGCATTCAGGGATGGAGCACCGAAGAAGTGATGTCGCGCACGGGACTTTCGGAAAGCACCGTCAACACACTCAAGTCGCGCGTCAAAACCCGCTTTAATACCGAACTGGAGTTTCTGAAACAGGATTTGGAGTAG
- a CDS encoding right-handed parallel beta-helix repeat-containing protein produces MFKSMPSTLSIPTFCLLLAGCEHPSADIPPNRDIHVDPQSQQIGTGTKQAPFQTLEQARDAIRKLDDAARNQEINVWLADGDHRLTETLVLNRQDGGKAEHMIRYRALPGATPVLTSGKPVTQWKKLKAPVEGLPNTAEGHVWVADVSQEEYGRFTTLFTGDKRLPRAKSARFQGEKPTGYEIADSRNVMHKKDRHLLREIRYLDGAPIRQWSNLDDIEVFFNPVPWALNFIPLESINLEQRLLTLKYEANAPAFSQNGPYAWIENAVDFIDEPGEWAHNSQTGKLYYWPIDGKEPANILIPQLHELVRIEGEIDYDGPVDQPVRNISFEGLTFTHAKRSNWYKDRKGWGIQHDWDTFDYGNAMLRLRGAENIRIKGNHFTNSGGSAIRLDLHAQNNTIENNLIDYVGHMGILLAGYGPGTKDVNHHNTIHNNIIHHVGEIIWHGHAIFVWQSGDNIISHNWIHDVPRKAVGICGVRVQILMKYNEDFDEAAQTIRWNEIEQTATWSDDVQTHFMPYLHAKNNIIEHNKVTKTLLQLSDGASLNVSGAGEGNIIRHNYVYDVDYIAVRTDDWQRGTTTTQNIIARAGTGVVHKDYNHIVNNIFIDLNGEAIRMRAFPRQVFVPDSIMQRNMVYSSKKNPVPPYGERDLWNSPEFKVVKAGTKPLPYEYHLNNNLYWFDGAEEFLTQFQAKGVEANSIVANPNFANVEKMDLRLPADSPALIKIGFEPFDVNLDSFGITKDYPAHLLEKDNRLTQWGKPTVKGADSHRKHY; encoded by the coding sequence ATGTTCAAATCAATGCCTTCGACCTTATCCATACCGACCTTCTGCCTACTGCTCGCCGGCTGCGAGCACCCGTCCGCAGACATCCCACCCAACAGGGATATCCATGTCGACCCACAATCACAGCAGATCGGAACCGGAACGAAGCAAGCGCCTTTCCAAACCTTGGAACAGGCGCGGGATGCCATTCGGAAACTGGATGACGCAGCGCGGAATCAGGAAATCAACGTATGGCTCGCCGATGGAGATCACCGCCTCACGGAAACGCTTGTGCTCAATCGTCAGGATGGAGGTAAAGCAGAACACATGATCCGTTACCGGGCGCTGCCCGGTGCTACTCCCGTTCTGACCAGCGGAAAGCCGGTCACTCAATGGAAAAAACTAAAGGCTCCGGTTGAAGGATTGCCCAATACGGCGGAAGGCCACGTCTGGGTGGCCGATGTCAGTCAGGAAGAATACGGCCGCTTCACCACTCTCTTTACAGGCGATAAACGTCTGCCGCGCGCCAAGAGCGCCCGCTTCCAGGGCGAGAAACCCACCGGCTATGAAATCGCTGATTCCCGCAACGTTATGCACAAGAAGGATCGTCATCTGCTGCGCGAAATCCGCTACCTCGATGGTGCGCCGATCCGCCAGTGGTCGAACCTCGATGATATCGAGGTTTTCTTCAACCCGGTGCCCTGGGCGCTCAACTTTATTCCCCTCGAAAGCATTAATCTGGAGCAGCGCCTGCTAACCCTTAAATATGAAGCCAACGCTCCGGCCTTCTCGCAGAACGGCCCCTATGCCTGGATCGAGAACGCCGTCGATTTTATCGATGAACCCGGCGAGTGGGCACACAACAGTCAGACCGGTAAGTTGTATTACTGGCCAATTGATGGCAAAGAACCTGCGAATATTCTGATTCCGCAGCTTCATGAACTGGTCCGTATCGAGGGCGAGATCGACTATGACGGCCCAGTCGACCAACCGGTCAGAAACATCAGTTTCGAAGGACTGACCTTCACCCACGCCAAACGGTCTAACTGGTATAAGGACCGTAAGGGATGGGGCATCCAGCACGACTGGGATACCTTTGATTACGGCAACGCCATGCTGCGCCTGCGCGGCGCGGAAAATATTCGCATTAAAGGCAACCACTTTACCAACTCCGGCGGCTCCGCCATCCGCCTCGACCTGCACGCACAGAACAATACCATTGAAAACAATCTAATCGATTACGTGGGACACATGGGCATCCTGCTGGCCGGCTACGGCCCGGGCACCAAAGACGTCAATCATCACAATACGATCCATAACAACATCATTCACCACGTCGGCGAAATCATCTGGCACGGACACGCCATCTTTGTCTGGCAGAGCGGCGATAACATCATTTCCCATAACTGGATCCACGACGTCCCGCGCAAGGCGGTCGGCATCTGCGGCGTGCGGGTGCAGATCCTGATGAAATACAACGAGGATTTCGATGAGGCGGCCCAGACCATCCGTTGGAACGAGATCGAACAGACCGCCACCTGGTCCGACGATGTTCAAACACACTTCATGCCTTACCTGCACGCGAAGAATAATATCATCGAGCACAACAAGGTTACGAAAACCCTGCTGCAGCTTTCCGACGGCGCCTCGCTCAACGTTTCCGGCGCCGGTGAAGGCAACATTATTCGTCACAACTACGTCTACGACGTCGACTATATTGCCGTGCGCACCGACGACTGGCAGCGCGGGACGACCACTACCCAGAACATTATCGCCCGCGCCGGAACGGGCGTCGTGCACAAGGACTACAATCACATCGTCAACAATATCTTCATCGACCTGAACGGCGAAGCGATCCGTATGCGCGCCTTCCCGCGGCAGGTGTTCGTGCCCGACTCGATCATGCAGCGCAACATGGTCTACAGCTCGAAAAAAAATCCGGTACCGCCCTATGGCGAACGCGACCTATGGAACTCCCCCGAGTTCAAGGTTGTAAAGGCCGGCACGAAGCCCCTGCCCTACGAATATCACCTCAACAACAACCTCTACTGGTTCGACGGCGCCGAGGAATTCCTCACTCAATTTCAGGCTAAAGGCGTGGAAGCGAACTCGATCGTCGCGAACCCGAACTTCGCGAACGTCGAAAAGATGGATCTGCGACTACCCGCAGATTCACCTGCTCTGATAAAGATCGGCTTCGAACCGTTCGATGTAAACCTCGACAGCTTCGGCATCACCAAGGACTACCCAGCCCATCTATTAGAAAAGGACAACCGCCTGACGCAATGGGGCAAGCCCACCGTCAAAGGTGCCGACTCGCACCGAAAGCATTACTGA
- a CDS encoding alpha-L-fucosidase: MKITATVFLSLAAGSAFAAAQSNQHIYPDENRAPLGADAQERVKEMEGNKYNKPHFRIPSAEYRPGWEQLRGEAVPKWLEDGKFGIYTHWGLYSVPGNKDVSNTYIRYMYKDRVDKKKGATTVSAWHTEKYGKPTEFGYSDFTEKFLCEGFDGQEYVDVMKDAGAKFGGLCIVHHDGFLLWDSDVVPWNVGKMGPKRDIYGEFVDAAKGADFKTIATFHHARSFGYATSQLEESEFSEEEKAKLDLFNPEFDTWFFPKWGKADAKLFDELWLKKVKEVVDKYNPDSLWFDGLKPADHCTEESHLEMMNYYFGKAEKENREVAVFNKLPGTGVFNFPQGVGIKCYEGGRDQPPFATGPFLVDKAISYPWSYVEDKQYKFGPDYHVDALIDMVSRGGYYFMSLTPMGDGTIPPKEKEICAEIGKWLKVNGDAIYGTRMWKIASEGPLGTFMYKPDKGVIYWDYREADKKGQIRFTQKGDFMYAIFLDWEEDEFVIRSLGKDMIPNAKIESIELLGYDGELKTKQTADALVIESLEKKPHNYAYAFKIKLSGDVGEKMVAGQPFIMEEESMSYDAIDKKHFH, translated from the coding sequence ATGAAAATAACTGCAACCGTATTTTTGTCTTTGGCCGCCGGTAGTGCATTTGCTGCCGCTCAATCCAACCAGCATATTTATCCAGATGAAAACCGTGCGCCGTTGGGGGCTGATGCCCAGGAGCGGGTGAAAGAAATGGAGGGCAATAAATATAATAAGCCCCATTTCCGGATTCCATCAGCTGAATACCGGCCGGGCTGGGAGCAGCTTAGGGGCGAAGCCGTTCCAAAATGGTTGGAAGACGGCAAGTTCGGCATTTATACCCATTGGGGGCTCTATTCCGTTCCGGGTAATAAAGACGTCAGCAATACCTATATCCGCTACATGTATAAAGATCGGGTGGATAAGAAAAAAGGTGCGACGACGGTCAGCGCCTGGCACACGGAAAAGTATGGAAAGCCCACCGAATTCGGGTATTCCGATTTTACGGAAAAGTTTTTGTGCGAAGGTTTCGATGGGCAGGAATATGTCGATGTCATGAAAGATGCCGGCGCAAAATTCGGTGGACTTTGCATTGTGCATCATGACGGCTTCCTACTGTGGGATTCCGATGTCGTGCCATGGAATGTCGGTAAGATGGGGCCGAAGCGCGATATCTATGGCGAATTTGTGGATGCAGCCAAAGGTGCTGATTTTAAAACCATCGCCACCTTTCACCATGCCCGCAGTTTCGGCTATGCCACCAGTCAGCTCGAAGAGAGCGAGTTTTCGGAAGAGGAAAAAGCAAAGCTCGATCTTTTTAATCCTGAATTCGATACCTGGTTTTTTCCAAAGTGGGGAAAAGCGGATGCCAAACTGTTTGATGAGCTATGGCTGAAAAAAGTGAAAGAAGTCGTGGATAAATATAATCCGGACTCCCTCTGGTTTGATGGGCTCAAGCCGGCCGACCATTGCACCGAAGAAAGTCATCTGGAAATGATGAACTATTATTTCGGGAAGGCGGAAAAAGAAAACCGCGAGGTAGCCGTATTCAATAAACTTCCGGGCACTGGAGTCTTTAATTTTCCGCAGGGCGTCGGCATTAAATGCTACGAAGGAGGACGGGATCAGCCGCCATTTGCCACTGGGCCGTTCCTGGTGGACAAAGCCATCAGCTATCCGTGGAGTTACGTCGAAGATAAACAATACAAATTCGGCCCCGATTATCATGTGGATGCCCTCATCGATATGGTGTCACGCGGCGGGTATTATTTTATGTCCCTGACCCCGATGGGCGACGGCACCATTCCGCCGAAGGAAAAAGAGATCTGTGCGGAGATCGGAAAATGGCTGAAGGTAAACGGCGATGCTATCTATGGAACGCGCATGTGGAAAATTGCCTCCGAAGGACCGCTCGGCACCTTTATGTATAAACCCGATAAAGGCGTGATCTATTGGGACTACCGCGAAGCGGATAAAAAGGGCCAGATCCGTTTTACGCAAAAAGGCGACTTTATGTATGCCATCTTCCTCGACTGGGAAGAGGATGAATTTGTCATCCGATCACTCGGTAAGGACATGATTCCAAACGCAAAAATCGAAAGTATCGAACTGCTGGGCTATGATGGTGAGCTGAAGACGAAACAGACAGCGGATGCACTCGTTATCGAATCCTTGGAAAAGAAACCGCATAACTATGCGTATGCCTTTAAGATTAAGCTCTCCGGCGACGTTGGCGAAAAGATGGTGGCGGGGCAGCCGTTTATCATGGAAGAAGAATCCATGAGCTACGATGCGATCGATAAAAAGCATTTTCACTAG
- a CDS encoding serine/threonine protein kinase, which produces MSDDYSELEQELTDRLPDLESLYEDSGDMEGAEQTYLLPILNSLREAHGHYTDETFVSAGGEKRIYKVRDLHTDRMVALAKPLEDATEEQKEQFLREGRLTACLQHPNILSIHDEGLDENGDPFFTMEYVHGDTLKTIIRRIQRGDEDYVKRFPLSRLLELFVKICDGIAYAHSRGVLHLDIKPANIFVGPYGEALLCDWGLAKIIRSDDGLDTDELPAEELPNGDILNDLTRHGVVKGTPGFMAPEQVKPGQQISAQTDVYSLGALLYFILIFRPPVSGTSMTEVAERTLAGNIIAPSRALKGRSIASGLEAVVMKALSLKPEDRYVSVQAFRDELDRYLMGFATKAQDAGWLMQLWLLIKRRKFAFRVAVISSILLLLLGVGAFVRVVGEKRQAEAARSEAEENLRLYKEETEVSRTLSDSIRATALDFINDEDFLNAPGKIKSINSHLLQETDPENRQVMLEYLAMLHFVVQDFRQAAACFDQITVSQRYEACRDLAKQYGANKTDEEWLSATEMVSLLNELKRHIRNVAYYMAYYYFSEHPRMPAEELLPVVEVMLDTLNNLSYTEKSMNSLELVSGEQGLHLSLAGKPYSVFIMPIPVTIRQANVLRPLKLHSLDLSDSGLNDLERISGMLVDELNIAGLKTIPSFKFYVFDRLKVKKVFHTLDHPDKYLRKHAPDVEFIRVD; this is translated from the coding sequence ATGAGCGATGACTATTCAGAGCTTGAACAGGAATTAACGGATCGGCTGCCCGACCTGGAATCGCTGTATGAAGATTCCGGGGATATGGAGGGTGCAGAGCAGACGTATCTTCTTCCTATCCTGAACTCGTTGCGCGAAGCCCACGGGCATTATACGGATGAAACCTTTGTCAGCGCGGGCGGAGAAAAGCGTATCTACAAAGTGCGTGATTTGCATACCGACCGTATGGTGGCGCTGGCCAAACCGCTGGAGGATGCAACAGAAGAGCAGAAAGAGCAGTTTCTCCGTGAAGGCCGGTTGACGGCTTGCCTGCAGCATCCCAACATTCTTTCCATTCACGATGAGGGGCTCGATGAAAACGGCGATCCGTTTTTCACCATGGAATATGTTCATGGCGATACGCTGAAGACCATTATCCGAAGGATTCAGCGGGGTGATGAGGATTATGTGAAGCGCTTTCCGCTGTCCCGTCTGCTGGAGCTTTTCGTTAAAATCTGTGATGGAATCGCCTATGCCCATTCCAGAGGGGTCCTTCATCTGGATATTAAGCCTGCAAATATTTTTGTCGGTCCTTACGGTGAGGCGTTGTTGTGTGATTGGGGGTTGGCCAAAATTATCCGGTCGGATGATGGATTGGATACTGATGAATTGCCCGCTGAGGAATTGCCGAACGGAGATATACTCAATGATCTGACCCGGCATGGGGTAGTAAAGGGAACACCGGGGTTTATGGCTCCGGAGCAAGTGAAACCCGGTCAACAGATATCGGCACAGACCGATGTGTATTCGCTGGGAGCCCTTCTGTATTTTATTCTTATTTTTCGACCGCCGGTCTCCGGCACGTCCATGACGGAGGTCGCTGAACGCACCCTTGCGGGGAATATTATTGCCCCATCCCGAGCCTTGAAGGGGCGTTCGATTGCCAGTGGGCTTGAGGCGGTTGTGATGAAAGCGTTATCGCTGAAGCCGGAAGATCGTTATGTCAGTGTGCAGGCCTTCCGTGATGAACTCGACCGCTACCTGATGGGGTTTGCCACCAAGGCCCAGGATGCGGGCTGGCTGATGCAGCTGTGGCTGTTGATCAAACGCCGGAAGTTTGCTTTTCGTGTCGCGGTAATATCTTCCATTCTTCTGTTGCTGCTGGGGGTTGGTGCGTTCGTCCGGGTGGTGGGGGAAAAACGACAGGCCGAAGCGGCCCGGAGCGAAGCGGAGGAAAACCTCAGGTTGTATAAAGAGGAAACAGAAGTTTCGCGCACCCTTTCAGACAGTATCCGGGCGACTGCATTGGATTTTATAAATGATGAAGATTTCCTGAATGCACCGGGAAAGATTAAGTCCATTAACAGTCACCTTCTGCAGGAAACTGATCCTGAAAATCGGCAGGTCATGCTCGAATATTTGGCTATGCTGCATTTTGTGGTGCAGGATTTTAGACAGGCCGCGGCATGTTTTGATCAGATCACCGTGAGCCAGCGGTATGAGGCTTGTCGGGATCTGGCGAAACAATATGGAGCAAATAAAACCGACGAGGAATGGCTGAGTGCCACTGAAATGGTATCTTTGCTCAATGAACTTAAACGCCATATCCGGAACGTGGCCTACTATATGGCCTATTACTATTTCAGCGAACACCCGAGGATGCCGGCAGAGGAGTTGCTGCCGGTGGTTGAGGTCATGCTGGATACGCTCAATAATCTTTCCTATACTGAAAAATCCATGAACAGCCTGGAGCTGGTTTCCGGTGAGCAAGGATTGCATCTGTCTCTTGCGGGAAAACCCTATTCCGTCTTTATTATGCCTATTCCGGTAACGATTAGGCAGGCCAACGTCTTGCGGCCTCTTAAATTGCATTCGCTGGATTTAAGCGATTCTGGACTGAACGATCTTGAACGGATCAGCGGCATGTTGGTCGACGAGCTGAATATTGCCGGTCTTAAAACCATTCCATCCTTTAAATTCTATGTCTTTGACCGGCTCAAGGTGAAAAAGGTTTTCCATACGTTGGATCACCCCGATAAATATCTCAGGAAACATGCGCCGGATGTGGAGTTTATCCGGGTGGATTAG
- a CDS encoding FG-GAP repeat domain-containing protein, protein MKTELVVLSVMVGAAVQASNGWKKQVVVDQAKSAINSAVAADFDRDGKMDILASYDGHVVALKGPDWKPYVVHTFSPEHSRNKPRPMCIHSCLLDVDGDGDVDFCGSNLTLFWLECPDDPFSGEPWIYRTIDDELLGTHCLITGDVNIDGRPDLIANSGRATKTDFPNSIAWFETPTKKDGAWKRRIFADRDAPGGSHYMGLGDVNRDGRPDIACAAKGGEKHPGGEWFAWWEQPADLSNPWKKHMLADEEVGATNILPIDLDGDGHMDYVASRGHGTGVLWFKGPQFELIENDPDIVNPHCLIVDDLDGDGDPDVATVGSQPDGEAVWYENDGKAGFTRHDIGADQGSYDLRAVDMDGNGDLDLLVAGHFNNNVVWFENPSP, encoded by the coding sequence ATGAAAACAGAATTAGTGGTTTTATCGGTCATGGTTGGAGCAGCAGTACAGGCTTCCAATGGTTGGAAAAAACAGGTGGTGGTGGACCAGGCGAAAAGTGCAATCAATTCCGCCGTGGCTGCTGATTTTGATAGGGATGGAAAAATGGATATCCTTGCATCCTATGACGGGCATGTTGTGGCACTGAAAGGGCCGGACTGGAAACCTTATGTGGTACATACCTTCAGTCCGGAGCATTCCCGCAATAAACCGCGACCGATGTGCATCCACAGCTGCCTGTTGGATGTGGACGGTGACGGGGATGTGGATTTCTGCGGCTCCAACCTTACGCTGTTCTGGCTGGAGTGCCCGGATGACCCGTTTTCCGGCGAACCCTGGATCTATCGAACTATCGACGATGAGCTGCTCGGGACGCACTGCCTGATTACGGGCGACGTGAATATCGATGGAAGGCCTGATCTGATCGCAAACTCCGGCCGGGCGACTAAAACCGACTTTCCTAACTCCATTGCCTGGTTTGAAACGCCCACGAAAAAAGACGGCGCATGGAAACGTCGTATTTTTGCGGATCGCGATGCGCCAGGCGGCTCGCATTACATGGGGTTGGGTGATGTGAACAGGGATGGCCGGCCGGATATCGCCTGCGCCGCGAAAGGCGGTGAAAAACATCCTGGCGGGGAATGGTTTGCCTGGTGGGAACAACCTGCCGACCTTTCCAATCCCTGGAAAAAACATATGCTGGCCGACGAGGAAGTTGGTGCCACCAATATTCTTCCGATCGATCTCGATGGCGATGGCCATATGGATTATGTGGCAAGCCGCGGTCATGGAACCGGTGTGCTCTGGTTTAAAGGGCCGCAATTTGAATTGATCGAAAACGATCCAGACATCGTCAACCCCCACTGCCTGATCGTCGATGATCTGGACGGGGATGGCGATCCCGATGTGGCGACTGTAGGCAGTCAGCCGGACGGTGAGGCTGTTTGGTATGAAAACGACGGGAAGGCCGGGTTCACCCGCCACGACATCGGTGCGGATCAAGGATCCTATGACCTGCGCGCGGTGGACATGGATGGTAACGGCGACCTGGATTTACTGGTCGCCGGCCATTTTAATAATAACGTCGTCTGGTTCGAAAATCCGTCGCCTTAG
- a CDS encoding sulfatase-like hydrolase/transferase, with the protein MQGSLKGIAFLFGTWALLAAGTEAKRPNVIVIMTDDTGNNIGYQGNPHVKTPHIDKMASEGVSLSNFHQMPMCTTSRAGLMSGQYAEHTGAWRTSLGRTMMRGDVYTVAEVFRDHGYATGHYGKWPAAYRGNHRHPLGGR; encoded by the coding sequence ATGCAGGGATCTTTGAAGGGAATCGCATTTCTATTCGGCACATGGGCATTGCTCGCGGCGGGGACTGAAGCAAAGCGTCCAAACGTGATTGTGATCATGACGGATGACACCGGGAACAACATTGGCTATCAGGGTAATCCGCATGTCAAAACACCGCATATCGATAAGATGGCGTCGGAGGGGGTGAGCCTGAGCAATTTTCATCAGATGCCGATGTGTACGACATCGCGGGCGGGGCTGATGTCCGGTCAATATGCGGAACACACCGGCGCGTGGCGCACCAGCCTGGGCCGCACGATGATGCGCGGCGATGTCTACACGGTTGCCGAAGTTTTCCGGGATCATGGCTATGCCACCGGGCACTATGGAAAATGGCCGGCCGCATATCGCGGAAATCATCGCCACCCATTGGGAGGGCGGTGA
- a CDS encoding alpha-L-fucosidase produces the protein MRNIIFSLIAALLVVGAVEAKTYEPKWESLATAPVPEWWDQGKLGIFIHWGPYSVAGYKDRHRGYAEAITADMYKKPERYTEFMTEKFGATMPEFGYKDMVPLFKAENWDPAEWAKLFKDAGATYVLPTGEHHDGYVLWDSELTPWTAAKKGPMRDLIGDLGKAVRAEGMKYGITYHRERHPDRFTRETGLIDEEIERMPEAASLYGPFEYDDAFIADYVARWKEAETKYQPDFMWIDDVPFLREEDPQVAKFEAAFRKMMADYLNAAEGWGKQVWFNNKGKTINWPEGVGCIEADNLKMETIGPRWQNPATLGTSYAYMENEEINDLYKTPAELVRLLCDVVSKNGNLLLNIGPRADGTIPEGMKIRLLALGDWLKINGEAIYSSNPWKTYGEYAGELIENEEGVHYTSHSMHIHEQEFRYTSKGGAIYIIAFQPLEKSITLKSFKGFNQKIKSISQLGSDTSIDWTMTDEGLQLRAKNAPFNLASVYKVTY, from the coding sequence ATGCGAAATATTATTTTCAGTTTGATTGCGGCTTTGTTGGTTGTTGGTGCCGTCGAGGCAAAAACCTACGAACCCAAATGGGAATCATTGGCCACTGCTCCGGTGCCGGAATGGTGGGACCAGGGTAAGCTGGGTATTTTTATTCATTGGGGGCCCTACAGTGTGGCCGGTTATAAAGATCGGCATCGCGGCTATGCCGAAGCCATCACGGCGGATATGTATAAAAAGCCCGAGCGCTATACCGAATTCATGACTGAAAAGTTCGGGGCGACCATGCCGGAGTTCGGCTACAAAGATATGGTGCCACTGTTCAAGGCGGAAAACTGGGATCCGGCTGAATGGGCGAAGCTGTTTAAAGATGCGGGGGCTACCTATGTCCTGCCGACCGGGGAGCACCACGATGGATATGTTTTATGGGATTCCGAGCTGACGCCCTGGACCGCTGCAAAAAAGGGCCCCATGCGCGACCTGATCGGGGACCTCGGAAAAGCCGTTCGCGCGGAGGGGATGAAGTATGGCATCACCTATCATCGCGAACGCCACCCGGATCGTTTTACCCGTGAGACGGGTCTGATTGATGAAGAGATCGAGCGTATGCCGGAGGCGGCGTCACTTTATGGTCCATTTGAATATGACGATGCTTTTATTGCCGACTATGTGGCCCGATGGAAAGAGGCGGAAACCAAATATCAGCCCGATTTTATGTGGATTGATGATGTGCCTTTCCTGCGGGAAGAAGATCCCCAGGTGGCTAAGTTTGAAGCCGCATTCCGTAAAATGATGGCCGATTATCTCAATGCCGCCGAAGGGTGGGGTAAGCAGGTGTGGTTCAATAACAAGGGCAAAACCATCAACTGGCCGGAAGGCGTCGGCTGCATCGAAGCCGATAACCTGAAGATGGAAACGATCGGGCCGCGCTGGCAGAATCCGGCTACGCTCGGTACGTCATATGCCTATATGGAAAACGAGGAGATCAACGATCTCTATAAAACCCCGGCCGAACTGGTGCGTCTGCTCTGTGACGTGGTCAGTAAAAATGGCAACCTCTTGCTGAACATCGGTCCGCGGGCAGACGGAACCATTCCCGAAGGCATGAAAATCCGCCTGCTGGCATTGGGTGATTGGCTGAAGATAAACGGCGAGGCTATCTACAGTTCCAACCCGTGGAAAACCTATGGCGAATATGCCGGTGAGCTGATTGAAAATGAAGAGGGCGTGCACTACACCAGCCATAGTATGCACATTCACGAACAGGAATTCCGCTACACCTCAAAAGGCGGCGCCATCTACATCATCGCCTTCCAACCGCTGGAAAAATCAATCACGCTGAAATCCTTCAAGGGCTTTAATCAGAAGATTAAATCCATCTCACAACTGGGTTCAGATACCTCCATCGATTGGACGATGACTGATGAAGGGTTGCAGCTCAGAGCAAAGAATGCGCCGTTCAATCTGGCCTCTGTTTATAAAGTGACCTACTAG